The Acinonyx jubatus isolate Ajub_Pintada_27869175 chromosome E3, VMU_Ajub_asm_v1.0, whole genome shotgun sequence genome has a window encoding:
- the PRSS27 gene encoding serine protease 27 isoform X2, which yields MRRLPAVALILLPLWFGTQGAKASSVCGRPRMLNRMVGGQDALEGEWPWQVSIQRNGSHFCGGSLITERWVLTAAHCFSNTSETSLYRVLLGVRQLVKPGPHAMYARVKRVESNPLYQGMASSADVALVELEAPVTFSNYILPVCMPDPSVIFEAGMNCWVTGWGSPSEEDRLPNPRVLQKLAVPIIDTPTCNLLYSKDAESGFQPKTIKDDMLCAGFAEGKKDACKGDSGGPLVCLVAQSWLQAGVISWGEGCARRNRPGVYIRVTSHYDWIHRIIPELQFQQARSGGQKRGPRDQQPLALNSVPCLAAHVALLALVALLTLL from the exons ATGAGGCGGCTGCCAGCCGTGGCCCTGATCCTGCTGCCGCTGTGGTTTG GGACTCAGGGGGCCAAGGCGTCAAGCG TCTGCGGGCGTCCGAGGATGCTGAACCGGATGGTGGGTGGCCAGGACGCCCTGGAGGGCGAGTGGCCCTGGCAGGTCAGCATCCAGCGCAACGGAAGCCACTTCTGCGGGGGCAGCCTCATCACAGAGCGCTGGGTCCTCACCGCGGCGCACTGCTTTTCCAA CACCTCTGAGACATCCCTGTACCGGGTCCTGCTTGGGGTGCGGCAACTGGTGAAGCCAGGGCCCCACGCCATGTACGCCCGGGTGAAGCGGGTAGAGAGTAACCCCCTGTACCAGGGCATGGCCTCCAGTGCTGACGTGGCCCTGGTGGAGCTGGAAGCACCTGTGACCTTCTCCAATTATATCCTCCCCGTGTGCATGCCTGACCCCTCGGTCATCTTTGAGGCGGGCATGAACTGCTGGGTCACCGGTTGGGGCAGCCCCAGTGAGGAAG accgcCTGCCCAACCCGCGGGTCCTGCAGAAACTCGCTGTGCCCATCATCGACACACCCACGTGCAACTTGCTCTATAGCAAAGATGCCGAGTCGGGCTTCCAGCCCAAAACCATCAAGGACGACATGTTGTGTGCTGGCTTTGCCGAGGGCAAGAAGGATGCCTGCAAG GGCGACTCGGGCGGCCCGCTCGTGTGCCTGGTGGCCCAGTCATGGCTGCAGGCTGGGGTGATCAGTTGGGGCGAGGGCTGCGCCCGCCGGAACCGCCCAGGTGTCTACATCCGGGTCACCTCCCACTACGACTGGATCCATCGGATCATTCCAGAATTACAGTTCCAACAGGCTAGGTCGGGTGGCCAGAAGCGGGGGCCCCGGGACCAGCAGCCCCTCGCTCTGAACTCTGTGCCCTGCCTGGCAGCCCATGTGGCCCTCTTGGCCCTTGTGGCCCTGCTCACCCTCCTCTGA
- the PRSS27 gene encoding serine protease 27 isoform X1, translating into MKDRVRGGGWEPEAMKGSPASTARPCPLVCGRPRMLNRMVGGQDALEGEWPWQVSIQRNGSHFCGGSLITERWVLTAAHCFSNTSETSLYRVLLGVRQLVKPGPHAMYARVKRVESNPLYQGMASSADVALVELEAPVTFSNYILPVCMPDPSVIFEAGMNCWVTGWGSPSEEDRLPNPRVLQKLAVPIIDTPTCNLLYSKDAESGFQPKTIKDDMLCAGFAEGKKDACKGDSGGPLVCLVAQSWLQAGVISWGEGCARRNRPGVYIRVTSHYDWIHRIIPELQFQQARSGGQKRGPRDQQPLALNSVPCLAAHVALLALVALLTLL; encoded by the exons ATGAAAGACAGAGtgcggggtgggggttgggaacCAGAGGCGATGAAAGGGTCCCCAGCGAGCACTGCCCGGCCTTGTCCCCTAGTCTGCGGGCGTCCGAGGATGCTGAACCGGATGGTGGGTGGCCAGGACGCCCTGGAGGGCGAGTGGCCCTGGCAGGTCAGCATCCAGCGCAACGGAAGCCACTTCTGCGGGGGCAGCCTCATCACAGAGCGCTGGGTCCTCACCGCGGCGCACTGCTTTTCCAA CACCTCTGAGACATCCCTGTACCGGGTCCTGCTTGGGGTGCGGCAACTGGTGAAGCCAGGGCCCCACGCCATGTACGCCCGGGTGAAGCGGGTAGAGAGTAACCCCCTGTACCAGGGCATGGCCTCCAGTGCTGACGTGGCCCTGGTGGAGCTGGAAGCACCTGTGACCTTCTCCAATTATATCCTCCCCGTGTGCATGCCTGACCCCTCGGTCATCTTTGAGGCGGGCATGAACTGCTGGGTCACCGGTTGGGGCAGCCCCAGTGAGGAAG accgcCTGCCCAACCCGCGGGTCCTGCAGAAACTCGCTGTGCCCATCATCGACACACCCACGTGCAACTTGCTCTATAGCAAAGATGCCGAGTCGGGCTTCCAGCCCAAAACCATCAAGGACGACATGTTGTGTGCTGGCTTTGCCGAGGGCAAGAAGGATGCCTGCAAG GGCGACTCGGGCGGCCCGCTCGTGTGCCTGGTGGCCCAGTCATGGCTGCAGGCTGGGGTGATCAGTTGGGGCGAGGGCTGCGCCCGCCGGAACCGCCCAGGTGTCTACATCCGGGTCACCTCCCACTACGACTGGATCCATCGGATCATTCCAGAATTACAGTTCCAACAGGCTAGGTCGGGTGGCCAGAAGCGGGGGCCCCGGGACCAGCAGCCCCTCGCTCTGAACTCTGTGCCCTGCCTGGCAGCCCATGTGGCCCTCTTGGCCCTTGTGGCCCTGCTCACCCTCCTCTGA